From the genome of Spinacia oleracea cultivar Varoflay chromosome 2, BTI_SOV_V1, whole genome shotgun sequence, one region includes:
- the LOC110805899 gene encoding uncharacterized protein: MRFGEKGKLSAKYVGPYEILQRVRKVAYRLVLPMEFEKMHDVFHICQLKRYIPDESHVLDPEKIQIDNSLAYEERAVKILNKKVRSTRNKDVNIVKVLWPNHESKEATWEAEAEMKKQYPELFHEKRENCHGVTILKSSYAKILKVLHNNNSRTA; this comes from the exons ATGAGGTTTGGGGAAAAGGGCAAGCTAAGTGCCAAgtatgtaggcccatatgagattctaCAAAGAGTGCGGAAAGTAGCCTATAGGTTGGTTTTGCCTatggagttcgaaaagatgcacgaTGTGTTTCACATTTGCCAACTAAAGCGTTATATCCCTGATGAGAGTCATGTCTTAGATCCTGAGAAAATCCAGATTGATAATAGCCTCGCGTATGAGGAAAGGGCTGTGAAAATCCTTAATAagaaagtgcgtagtacacgcaataaAGACGTCAACATCGTAAAAGTGCTTTGGCCGAACCATGAGTCCAaagaggcaacgtgggaagccgaagcCGAAATGAAGAAGCAATATccagagttattccatgag aaaagagagaattgtcatGGTGTTACAATCTTAAAAAGTTCTTATGCCAAAATCTTAAAGGTACTGCACAATAACAACAGTAGAACTGCATAA